From Corvus cornix cornix isolate S_Up_H32 chromosome 17, ASM73873v5, whole genome shotgun sequence, the proteins below share one genomic window:
- the SWI5 gene encoding DNA repair protein SWI5 homolog, whose protein sequence is GEDYNPSVWREPRAFSAKPSALAERVPPSAGRSPPRRPPLRALSERVSACGRRSGTAGFRAPIPSPRSFQPNGASEEALQHEIKELKRKDLALDQEIAQLLSEGYSLEELDKHISLLHEYNEIKDAGQMLLGKLAVIRGVTTKQLYPEYDLEISD, encoded by the exons GGGGAGGACTACAACCCTTCGGTGTGGCGAGAGCCCCGAGCCTTCAGCGCGAAGCCCTCAGCCCTGGCCGAGCGGGTCCCGCCGAGCGCGGGCCGcagcccgccccgccgcccgccgctgCGGGCCCTGTCCGAGAG GGTCTCGGCGTGCGGCCGGCGGAGCGGCACGGCCGGATTCCGGGCACCG ATCCCATCTCCAAGGTCCTTCCAGCCTAATGGAGCCAGCGAAGAAGCCCTGCAGCACGAAATCAAAGAGCTGAAACGGAAAGACCTTGCTCTAGACCAGGAAATTGCACAATTATTGTCCGA GGGCTACAGCCTGGAGGAACTGGACAAGCACATCTCTCTGCTCCATGAGTACAACGAAATTAAAGATGCTGGGCAGATGCTGCTGGGCAAGCTTG CTGTTATCCGAGGGGTCACTACAAAACAGCTCTATCCTGAGTATGACCTGGAGATCAGTGACTAG
- the TRUB2 gene encoding LOW QUALITY PROTEIN: mitochondrial mRNA pseudouridine synthase TRUB2 (The sequence of the model RefSeq protein was modified relative to this genomic sequence to represent the inferred CDS: inserted 1 base in 1 codon): MAAAAAALAGLFAVYKPAGVAWGRVRDAVETRLLRELNAAPGRAPRQRVRFLPAPAPAAAGPXELVAARVPVLADHPLVRGPRFRKLKIGAGHRLDVKASGVFVLGIGHGNKLLTELHNCHLTKVYTVGGLFGKATDDFSDTGNLVEKTTFDHITREKLERILAVIQGTNQKALLMYSNIDMKTQEAYELAVKGLIRPMGKSPPIITAVRCLWFALPEFQLEIHCLHETQQYLRKMVHEIGLELKSSAVCTQVRRIRDGVFTVDDALPRTRWNLQSIQEAIWNCQLKVETELEKTLGHGENSPLHQLDGDTAAHALQECP, translated from the exons atggcggcggcggcggccgcgctggCGGGGCTCTTCGCCGTGTACAAGCCGGCGGGGGTGGCGTGGGGCCGCGTTCGGGACGCGGTGGAGACGCGGCTGCTGCGCG AGCTGAACGCGGCGCCGGGACGCGCCCCGCGGCAGCGAGTCCGCTTCCtaccggccccggccccggcggcggcggggc tggAGCTGGTGGCTGCCAGGGTGCCGGTGCTGGCTGACCACCCTCTCG TCCGAGGCCCGCGGTTCAGGAAGCTGAAGATCGGAGCAGGTCACCGGCTGGATGTGAAGGCCTCGGGAGTCTTCG TGCTTGGCATCGGCCATGGGAACAAGCTGCTCACTGAGCTGCACAACTGCCACCTGACCAAG GTTTATACTGTTGGTGGGCTCTTTGGTAAAGCCACTGATGACTTCTCAGACACAGGGAATTTAGTAGAGAAGACAACATTTG ATCATATCACAAGGGAGAAGCTGGAGCGGATTCTTGCTGTCATTCAAGGGACAAATCAAAAGGCCCTGTTGAT gtaTTCTAACATTGATATGAAAACACAAGAGGCATATGAGCTGGCTGTCAAAGGATTGATTCGCCCCATGGGAAAAAGCCCCCCAATAATCACAGCGGTCCGATGCCTCTGGTTTGCACTTCCAGAATTCCAGCTAG AAATCCATTGCTTGCATGAGACTCAGCAGTACCTCCGGAAGATGGTTCATGAGATTGGTCTGGAGCTGAAATCATCTGCTGTGTGCACACAAGTGCGGAGAATACGCGACGGGGTTTTCACGGTGGATGATGCTCTCCCAAGAACCCGGTGGAACCTGCAGAGCATCCAGGAGGCAATTTGGAACTGTCAGCTCAAAGTGgaaacagagctggagaaaacacTGGGACATGGGGAGAACAGTCCTCTTCATCAGCTGGATGGGGACACAGCTGCGCATGCTCTGCAGGAGTGTCCATGA
- the COQ4 gene encoding ubiquinone biosynthesis protein COQ4 homolog, mitochondrial — protein sequence MRLLLLPRAARAGVPLLRGGPASPGRARPSHSEPRGRDGRGGEEEEGWHQLYPGHIPTSPLQKALLAAGSAVMALYDPYRHDMVAVLGETTGCLALPNLRDKMKNHPEGYHILQERPRIRLSTLDMARLQGLPDGSLGREYARFLEDNKVSPDTRMPPKFVDDEELAYVIQRYREVHDLMHTLLGMPTNMLGEVVVKWFEAVQTGLPMCVLGAAFGPVRLSTRKLQVLATELVPWAIRSGLNASCVLNVYYEQRWEQPVESLREELGIFPPPAVRV from the exons atgcggctgctgctgctgccgcggGCAGCGCGGGCGGGGGTCCCGCTGCTGCGGGGGGGCCCCGCTTCCCCAG GCAGAGCCCGGCCGAGCCACAGCGAGCCGCGGGGCCGGGATGGACGcggcggggaggaggaggaagggtgGCACCAGCTGTACCCCGGGCATATCCCCACCAGCCCGCTGCAGAAGGCGCTGCTGGCCGCCGGCTCCGCGGTCATGGCGCTCTATGACCCCTACAGACACG ACATGGTGGCAGTCCTTGGGGAGACCACAGGCTGCCTGGCCCTGCCAAACCTGCGAGACAAGATGAAAAACCACCCTGAAGGTTACCACATCCTCCA GGAACGGCCTCGCATCCGTCTCTCCACTCTGGACAtggccaggctgcaggggctgccGGATGGCTCTCTGGGCCGGGAGTACGCCCGGTTCTTGGAGGACAAT AAGGTTTCTCCAGACACCCGGATGCCACCCAAGTTTGTTGATGATGAAGAGCTGGCATACGTGATCCAGCGGTACCGGGAAGTCCATGACCTGATGCACACCCTCCTGGGCATGCCAACCAACATGCTGG gtGAGGTCGTGGTGAAATGGTTCGAAGCCGTCCAGACAGGGCTGCCCATGTGTGTCCTGGGAGCAGCGTTCGGCCCCGTCCGGCTCAGCACGCG aaagttGCAGGTCCTGGCCACCGAGCTGGTTCCCTGGGCAATTAGGAGTGGGCTCAATGCCAGCTGTGTCCTGAACGTCTACTACGAGCAGCGCTGGGAGCAGCCGGTGGAGTCCCTGCGGGAGGAGCTCGGCATCTTCCCTCCCCCGGCCGTTCGAGTGTGA